The Streptomyces sp. NBC_00335 DNA window CACCCGGCCCGGATCCGGTCCCGCCGGCGCCTCCGCAGCCCGCGCCGGTCCCGTCGCCCGTACCGCGGCCCGAGCCGCATCCCCGGCCGGGGCCCCTCCCGGGACCCGTGCCGGCGCCCGAGCCCATCACCTGAGCCCGGCCACCCGGCCCCGGGCCCGCCACCTCGGGGCAGGCCCGGGCCCACTGAGGGGTCGGCGGACTCACATGTGGGGCTGGTTGTAATACCGGGCGAACTGCTCCAGATAGCTGGGTCCGGTGTCGTACTCCGAAGCGTCGAATTCCGGTGCGTCCTTGATCTGTTCCTTGCTCCGGTCGACGTGGACGGTCCGTGTGGCCGTGTCGATCCGGGTGATGACGCCGGCCGGCAGCAGGACGTGCTTGCCGAAGATCCACATACCGGTGTCCACGACGATGAGGGACGCGCCGACCTCCTCGGAGTGCTTGTCGACCTTCCCGATGCCACCGTCGGTGGCCTCCACCTTGTACCCGACGAGGTCGATCCCCTTCGAGTAGCCCGTGGTGTCCTCGTGACCCCAGACCCAGATGTCGTGCGTGCTCATGGTCGGCCCCTCTCCGTGCGTACCGTCCGTCCTTGACGACGGAGTGCGACCCCCGTCGCAGCCATGAGGCCGAGGCCGCACCCCGCAGTGGGCGCCTACCCAGCCGGGCGCGGCCGACGCAGGACCGTGCGCGTGCCACCGGTTTGCGCGGCCCGGAGCGGGGCAGCCGTTCGAGCGGGGCTGCCGCGGCCCGCGGGGCTCCCGTAGAGCTCTGGCGAGGAGGACGGCCATGGACGAGCAGGGTGGAGCGGGCGGAGTGCCGCTGGAAGGCGGCCGGAAACCGGACCGGCACCGCACGGCGCGGGCGGGCCGCCGCGAGGACGGGGCGCGGGCCGACCGCCCCGACGACGGGACCACGTCCGCGGCCGACACGGACGAAGCCAGCAGGCTGGACCGTCCGCAGCAGCCCGAGAAGCCGGGCGGGAAGACGAGCCGGAAGGGGACGAGGTGGGTGGGCCCGCGTGATGCGTGAGGGCCGCCGGACCGCATCCGGGCGGGCGGGGAGAGGGCGTGCCATGCTCAAGGAGTGAAGGGCGATGCCGCACCCGTGGGTGAGGGCGCCGCACCCGAGGTGGTGGCGCTCGCCAGGGTCGTGGCCAGACTCCGGTCGGAAGTCGTCGACCTCGAAGGCGTCGCCGTGACCTCGGCGGTGGTCGAGCGGGCCAAGGGCGTACTCATGGCCCAGGCGGGCGTCAGCGCCGAATCGGCCTACGAGCTGCTCCTCGAACGGGCGGGCCGGCGCGGCGGTTCCGTCCTGGAGGAGTGCTGGATCACGCTGGGGCAGGTCCGCGTGCGCCGGTCGCAGGGGACCGCGAGGATCTCCCTGCCCACGGCCTCGGCCGCGCGTACCGGGAAACAGCCGAGCACCTCGGCGCTGAGCCGTCGCCGCCATCTCGTGCGTCGCCGCCACGACCGTGGCGGCGAGCTGAACGGCCTGCTGGCGCGGCTCGCCGACGGTCTGGCCGCGGCGCACGGCGGCGATGACATCGCGGAGCTGCTGGTGACCGTACTGGGCGGGGCCACCGACGTGGACGCGGTGATGATCTACACCGTGGCCGCCGCCGGGAGCCTGGATCTGGCCGGCAGCGCCGGAATCGACGGGGCGCTGGCCGAGCAGTGGCGCCACATTCCGCCGCTGAGCGGGGTCGCCGCCCTCGAAGCGATCGCCGGCCGCCGTGCCCTCTGGCTGGAGGACCCCGAACAGGACGCCCGGCGCTATTTGCTGATCGGGGACCCGCCGGAGCGGTGGCCGGCGCGCGCCTGGATCCCCTTGCCGGACGACGGGCCCGCGAGGGCGGCCATCGGGTTCCTGCGCACCCGGGCGGGCCCCTTCGCCGCCGACACCCGGGCGTTGCTGCGCCAGGCCACCCGGCTGTGCGCGGGGCCGCTGGGGGCGCCGGAACGAGCCCGCGACCCGGAGGGCGAGGGAGCGGCCGGTGGAGACTACGCGGCGACGGTCCAGCTGATCCTGGACACCATGGCCGGACCCGCGACCCTGCTCACCCCCCTGCGCTCGGAGACGGGTGAGGTGGAGGACTACCGCATCGACGCGGCGGCGCCCGAATCCGTGGACGTGGCCGGCCGGCGCGGCAAGGAGCTCGTGGGCCGCCGGATCCTGGAGACGTACCCCACCGTGGCGGGCACCGACCTCTGGGAGGGGTACCTCAAGGCGCTCACCACCGGAACCAGGTACGAGGGGGAACCCTTCACCTACGAGGAAGTGGTCGCCGGGGTCCCCCGGCAGTCCGTCTACTCGGTCCGGGCGTCCAGACTCGGGGACCACCTGGTGGTCTCCTGGGTCTGCCATGACGGCAGCCAGCGCGAGATCCGCAGGCTGGCCGACATGCAGCGCCTCGGCAACCTCGGCTGGGCGGGCTGGAACCTGGTCACCGATACCGTCACCTGGTCCGATCAGGTCTATGCGATCTTCGACCGGGATCCGGGCCGGGGGCCGGTGCCACTGGAGGAACTTCGGGGTCACGTAGTCCCCGACGACCTCCACCAGCTGAGTGCCGCCGTCGAACGGCTGCTGAGCGAGGGGGAGGCCGTCGACCAGCCGTTCCGGATCACCACCGGGCGCGGAGTCCGGCACCTGCGGATCGTCGCCGAGGCCCAGACGGACGCCGACGGCACACCCGTCGAGGTGCACGGCTTCTTCCAGGACCTGACCGCACAGCACGACGTCGAACTCGCCCTGCGCGACAGCGAGCGGGCCGTCCTCCTCCAGCAGGGCATGCTGCAGGCCGAACGCGCGCTCGCCGCAAGCCTCCAGGACACGCTGCTGCCGATCCCCGAACAGTCGCTGGAACTGGCCGGCCTGTGCATCGACGTGGCCTACGTCCCCGCCGACAGCGGGATCAACGTCGGCGGCGACTGGTACAGCGCCATCGAACTCCCCGACGAGAGCGCCCTGTTCGTCATCGGAGACGTGGCCGGCCACGGGCTGGCCGCCGTCGGGACCATGGCTCAGCTCCGGTTCACCACCAAGGGCATGGCCGTCACCGGCTCGCCCCTGCCCGACGTCCTGAGCCGGCTCAACACCCTCCTGCTGCACACCGGTTCGGAGCCGTCGGGCAGTGCCACCGCCACCATGGTGATGGCCCGCTACCAGCCCTGGGACCGGCGGCTGATCTGGGTACGGGCGGGCCACTTGCCGCCCCTGCTCATCCGCGGCGACCGGGCGGAGTTCCTCGAACAGCCCCGGGGCGCCCTTCTCGGGGCGACCTTCGAAGCCTCGTACGAGCAGGCCGCCATCGACCTGCTGCCCGGCGATCACCTGCTCTTCTACACCGACGGGCTCGTGGAGGAGCCGGGCGAGGACATAGGGGCCGGCCTCGACCGTCTCGCGGAGACGGCGGTGCGACTCCTGCGGGAGGGCCGCGGCGAAACCCTCGCCCGCACCCTCGTCGCGTGGGGCACGGCCCACCGCGACGACATCTGCGTTCTGCACGTCCACGTACCGGACGGGGATGTTCCGTAGAAGGGGGGTCGGTCTTCCCCGATGGGGGTATATCCCTCTCGGAAAGACCACGACGGTTCCCGCTGCCCCGCTCCGGGGCGGCCGGTGCCCACCAACCCGTCGGAGGAAGCTCATGGCACCCGTTTCCAGCGACACCACGGATCCGCTCCGCATCGACCTCCGCATGGACCTCCGCACCGGGACGCCCGATGTCCCGGAGGATCCGCTCACCGTCAGTACCGGGGAGGCACGGACCCTGTCCTTCGCGCTCTTCCGGCGGCTGAAGCAGCTGAGCGAAGGGACGCCGGAATACTCCTACGTGCGCAATACGCTCGTCGAGCTCAACCTCAGCCTGGTGAAATACGCGGCACGCCGGTTCCGCAACCGCTCCGAGCCGCTGGAGGACATCGTCCAGGTCGGCACGGTGGGCCTGATCAAGGCCATCAACCGGTACGACGTCGAGCGGGGGGTCGAGTTCGCCACGTTCGCCGTTCCCACCATCACCGGCGAGATGAAGCGGTTCTTCCGTGACACCAGCTGGTCCGTGAAGGTCCCGAGGCGCCTCCAGGAACTCCGGCTCGACATCGCCAAAGCGCACGACGCGCTCGAACAGCGGCTGGGACGCCACCCCACCGACCTGGAGCTGGCGGAGCACCTCGGCATCACCACGGAGGCACTCGACGAGGGCCGCCGCGCGGCCAACGGCTACGTCGCGGGCTCTCTGGACGCCCCGCTGGGGCCCGAGGCGGACGGCGGGTCCCGGGGGTGGCCGCTGGGGGAGGAGGAGGCGGCGTACGACCGCATCGAATGCCTGGAGACGCTGAAGCCGCTGCTCGCCACGCTCAGTGACCGTGACCGGCTGATCCTCTCGCTGCGCTTCGGTCAGGAGCTGAACCAGTCCGAGATCGGCGATCGGCTCGGCCTCTCCCAGATGCACGTCTCACGGCTGCTGAGCCGCATCATGGCCAGGCTGCGGACCGGGATGCTGGAGGACGCCGACGACGAGCACGAAGACGGCGACGCGTGCTGATCCCGGTCGCCCGCGACGGCGGCGCGCCCAGACGCGTGGCCGAGCCGGCTCCGGCACGGAAAGGCGTTCGACAGCCCGGGCCCGGTGGGCCGAGAATGACGAGCCCGTCACAGCGGACGAGCCCATCACGGCGGACGAAAGAACGGCCTGCACTGACGTACGACCTGCATACCCTGCCCCTGCCCGAGAACCTCGTGCCCCCCGCCGTTGATCCGGGCCTGCGCCACTGGGAGGGCCTCGACCCGGACCTCCACCCGTTCACCTGGGACGAGGACGAGGAGGCCCGCCTGCGCGCGCTGGTGTGCGAGTGGGTGCCACCCGTGCTCTCCGGCATGAGGGGCGGCTGGGCGGGCGAGGACTGGTGCGCACGCCAGGTGGACGCGATCATCCGGGAGCGGTACGGGAACTGGGCTCAGGGGTGGAACTGGTGCTACCGGTACGGCGGGCCCATCGGCAGCTGGGTCGACGGGAAGGGCTCGGTGACGACGCCCGATGAGACGGCGACGCGCGTCGTGGGCGCGCTGCTGGAGTGGCGGGAGTGGCTGGAGAGCATGGCGTTGCGTTTCGCAGAGTTGGCGCCCGTGCCGGAAGCGTCTGCCGAGGACCGCAGCTGGCACCTGGAGCGGGCCTGCGTCCGGCTCGTGACGGTCGCGCTGGGCCCGGAGGCGGAGGCCGGTTGGCAGCGGCAGGCCGCGCGAATCCTGCACTGGTTCCTCACCACCACCGGCATGGGGCAGGCCGAGGCCGAGCAGGCGGTCGACCGCGCGATCGGCGGCCGGTTCAAGAGCTGGGTGGACCCGGGACGAGCGCTGATCGAATCCGTCGGCGAGGACCTCGCCGTCGGCCTCACCGGCCGTGCGCCCTACCGGGACCACCGTGAGCGGGCGGACCTGGAGGACCTCCATGACCGCCGCTGACAGCCTCGCCACCTGGCTGCGCGTGCGCCGCGAAGCCGACTGGCACCGAGCACCCGTCCTCGTCCTGCGGGAAGGGCCGACCGCTCGTGACGGGTTCCGGGCCTGGTGCGAGGGGCCGGTCCGCCGGCGCGATCCCGTCCGAGCCGAGCGCCTTCTCCTCGCCCACGCCCTGGCCCGGGCCGATGCCGCCCGCCGGGCCCCGCTGGACTTCGCGCTGCTGGCCGGTTGGCAGCGCCGTGTCCTCGGCGTGGATCGGGCGCCGTTCCGTACGGCCGACGCCTACGCGAAGGCCGGCCGCGAGCGTTACGCCCTGACCTCACGGACCGGGGCCGACTTCGCCGACTGCCTGCGCGAGGCGACCGATCCGGATCTCCCGCCGGCGGCCCGCGCGGCCCGGGCCTACCTCGACGTGGCGTTCTTCCACCCTTTCGCCGACGGCAATGCCCGGGCGGCCCTGCTGACCCTGGTCCACGTGCTGGCACGCGAGGGCATCGTCCTTCCCGAGGTCGAGCCCCTGCAGACGACCCGCTACGCGGACGACGCGGCGGGCGCCGCCGACCTGGCCGCGCTCATCGGCGTACTCAACCGCCGGCGGTCCTGAGATCCTCAGGACGGACCGGGCGGTCGGGAGGGCCACGGCGGGGTCCGCCCGTGTGGTTCCCGGGGCGGCGCCCCGTGCTCCCGCAGGGCCGGTGGAGTGGCGACCTCCACCCATACGCACTTCCCGCCGTCGACCGGATCCGCCCCCCACGCGCGGGCCAGCCGCTTCACGATGAGCAGCCCGTGGCCGCCCGGGCGTGCCGGGTCGGTGGGGAAGCGGTAGGCCGGTAGGACCGGGCTGGAGTCCGTGACCTCGATGCGGAGCCGTTCGGCGGTGCAGTGCAGCAGCATCGAGCTCGGCCCGCCCGCGTGCATACAGGCGTTGGCCACCACCTCGGACACCAGGAGCAGCACGTCGTCCGCGGCTTCGGCGGTCTCGTCGCCGCCCTCGTCCTCGCCGCCGTTCCCGCTGCGGTTCCCACTGCCGGTCTCCGGCAGCCACTGCCACTCGGTCAGTGCCCGGCGGGTGAAGTCGCGGCAGCGTCCCACGAGATCCGTGGTGCCGTGCAACAGGAGACGCCGGGTCCACTCCGGTGACCGGCGCTCGCTCATCCCTGCTCCTCCGCTCAGCGCGCTAGCGACTCGCCAGAGCCGCCTGCACATCGGGGTGCTGCGGGAAGAGCCCGTCGGCGCCGGTGACGTGGAACATCCGTGCGACCGGCTTGCGCAGGCCGATCAGCTCAAGGGTGCCGCCCGTTTCCCGGGCGGCGAGGCGGTTGTGCAACAACACGTTCAGTCCCGTGGAATCGCAGAACGCCAGAGCGGTGACATCGACCAGCAGGCGTCGCCCGCCATCCGCCCGGGCGGCTTCGAGAGCCTCGCGCAAGGGCTCGGCGGTGTCGTGGTCGAGCTCTCCGGCCAAGGTCAGGACCGTGGCCCCGTCGAGGGGGCGAACGTCGACCGCGAGGCGGTCATCCTCCTCGGAGGGCATCGCATACCGCCTTCCCCCGGTGGAGTTCGGGTCTCGACACCGGATACGTCTCGCGCCTACCCCGTCAGGGGTCGCCAAACCCGGGCGGGAGGGTGTCGATGGGGAAGAGCGGGAGGGACCCGGTGATATCCAGCAGCCGTAGCATCTGGGCGTTCGGCGCGGCCAGGCGCAGCGTGCGGCCGGACTCCACGGCCTGCATGCGGGCACGGAGCAGCAGGTTCAGTCCGGCGGAATCGCAGAACGTGAGTCCGCTGAGGTCGACGACGATGTCGGCGGGCCCGCCGACGCGGGTCACCGCTTCGAGCAGCAGGGCGCGCACCTCGTCGACCCGGCTGAGGTCCATCTCGCCCGACAGACGGACCACGGCCGTCTGCCGGGCGGGGGGAGGCGGTCCGGCGGGATCGTGCGCGCCGTGCTCGTGCGGCATGCTCAGCCGTGCCCCTTGGCCTTCTTCATCTTGTCCGCGGCGTCGGAGGTCATTTCCTCGGCCTTCCCGGCCATCCGCTCGGTGCTTCCCTCCGCCTGCATGCGCTTGTCGTCCATCGCGCTGCCGAGGTTCTCCTTGAGCTTGCCCTTGGCCTGCTTCGCCTTGCCCTTTGCCTTGCCCATGACGGGTTCTTCCTTCCTGAGGGGGTACTGCTGCCACCATGCGTCAGGGGACGGTGGCCTGCAATATGTGACGAATTGCCCGCCTTTCGGCCGTCTGGGGAGCCGGGAGTCGGCGAGGAATGCGGTACGCGGCCCCGGGTAAGCGCCCGGTAGGTCGTACGCCCCCCAGACCGAGGAGTGATCATGCCTCGTGGTTCCAGTGCCAAGCGGGAACGCCGGTACGAGCACATCAAGGAGAGCGCCGAGAAGCGTGGCGAGAGCGCCGCGCGGGCGAAGGAGATCGCCGCGCGGACCGTCAACAAGGAGCGGGCCCGTGCCGGGGAGTCCGAAACGGCGAGCAAGAGCTCCATCGAGGACATCTCCTCGGCCAGGCGCGGCGGGCTGCGTTCGCACCGGGGTGCGCAGGGGCCGACGTACGACCAGCTCTATGCGGAGGCCAGGCGGCGTGATCTGTACGGCCGTTCCTCCATGGACAAGGCCGAACTGAAGCGCGAGCTCGGTTACTGACGGCCCGGCTCCGTCCCTCGCGCCTCGCCGTTCCCCGTGACCTTCGCGCGGGGAACGGCGGCTGTTCTCGGGGTCTGTGGCGCGGCGACT harbors:
- a CDS encoding PRC-barrel domain-containing protein yields the protein MSTHDIWVWGHEDTTGYSKGIDLVGYKVEATDGGIGKVDKHSEEVGASLIVVDTGMWIFGKHVLLPAGVITRIDTATRTVHVDRSKEQIKDAPEFDASEYDTGPSYLEQFARYYNQPHM
- a CDS encoding SpoIIE family protein phosphatase — translated: MKGDAAPVGEGAAPEVVALARVVARLRSEVVDLEGVAVTSAVVERAKGVLMAQAGVSAESAYELLLERAGRRGGSVLEECWITLGQVRVRRSQGTARISLPTASAARTGKQPSTSALSRRRHLVRRRHDRGGELNGLLARLADGLAAAHGGDDIAELLVTVLGGATDVDAVMIYTVAAAGSLDLAGSAGIDGALAEQWRHIPPLSGVAALEAIAGRRALWLEDPEQDARRYLLIGDPPERWPARAWIPLPDDGPARAAIGFLRTRAGPFAADTRALLRQATRLCAGPLGAPERARDPEGEGAAGGDYAATVQLILDTMAGPATLLTPLRSETGEVEDYRIDAAAPESVDVAGRRGKELVGRRILETYPTVAGTDLWEGYLKALTTGTRYEGEPFTYEEVVAGVPRQSVYSVRASRLGDHLVVSWVCHDGSQREIRRLADMQRLGNLGWAGWNLVTDTVTWSDQVYAIFDRDPGRGPVPLEELRGHVVPDDLHQLSAAVERLLSEGEAVDQPFRITTGRGVRHLRIVAEAQTDADGTPVEVHGFFQDLTAQHDVELALRDSERAVLLQQGMLQAERALAASLQDTLLPIPEQSLELAGLCIDVAYVPADSGINVGGDWYSAIELPDESALFVIGDVAGHGLAAVGTMAQLRFTTKGMAVTGSPLPDVLSRLNTLLLHTGSEPSGSATATMVMARYQPWDRRLIWVRAGHLPPLLIRGDRAEFLEQPRGALLGATFEASYEQAAIDLLPGDHLLFYTDGLVEEPGEDIGAGLDRLAETAVRLLREGRGETLARTLVAWGTAHRDDICVLHVHVPDGDVP
- a CDS encoding SigB/SigF/SigG family RNA polymerase sigma factor; this encodes MAPVSSDTTDPLRIDLRMDLRTGTPDVPEDPLTVSTGEARTLSFALFRRLKQLSEGTPEYSYVRNTLVELNLSLVKYAARRFRNRSEPLEDIVQVGTVGLIKAINRYDVERGVEFATFAVPTITGEMKRFFRDTSWSVKVPRRLQELRLDIAKAHDALEQRLGRHPTDLELAEHLGITTEALDEGRRAANGYVAGSLDAPLGPEADGGSRGWPLGEEEAAYDRIECLETLKPLLATLSDRDRLILSLRFGQELNQSEIGDRLGLSQMHVSRLLSRIMARLRTGMLEDADDEHEDGDAC
- a CDS encoding Fic family protein, with the translated sequence MTAADSLATWLRVRREADWHRAPVLVLREGPTARDGFRAWCEGPVRRRDPVRAERLLLAHALARADAARRAPLDFALLAGWQRRVLGVDRAPFRTADAYAKAGRERYALTSRTGADFADCLREATDPDLPPAARAARAYLDVAFFHPFADGNARAALLTLVHVLAREGIVLPEVEPLQTTRYADDAAGAADLAALIGVLNRRRS
- a CDS encoding ATP-binding protein; translated protein: MSERRSPEWTRRLLLHGTTDLVGRCRDFTRRALTEWQWLPETGSGNRSGNGGEDEGGDETAEAADDVLLLVSEVVANACMHAGGPSSMLLHCTAERLRIEVTDSSPVLPAYRFPTDPARPGGHGLLIVKRLARAWGADPVDGGKCVWVEVATPPALREHGAPPREPHGRTPPWPSRPPGPS
- a CDS encoding STAS domain-containing protein, which translates into the protein MPSEEDDRLAVDVRPLDGATVLTLAGELDHDTAEPLREALEAARADGGRRLLVDVTALAFCDSTGLNVLLHNRLAARETGGTLELIGLRKPVARMFHVTGADGLFPQHPDVQAALASR
- a CDS encoding STAS domain-containing protein, translating into MPHEHGAHDPAGPPPPARQTAVVRLSGEMDLSRVDEVRALLLEAVTRVGGPADIVVDLSGLTFCDSAGLNLLLRARMQAVESGRTLRLAAPNAQMLRLLDITGSLPLFPIDTLPPGFGDP
- a CDS encoding CsbD family protein — its product is MGKAKGKAKQAKGKLKENLGSAMDDKRMQAEGSTERMAGKAEEMTSDAADKMKKAKGHG
- a CDS encoding plasmid stabilization protein, which encodes MPRGSSAKRERRYEHIKESAEKRGESAARAKEIAARTVNKERARAGESETASKSSIEDISSARRGGLRSHRGAQGPTYDQLYAEARRRDLYGRSSMDKAELKRELGY